Part of the Kangiella geojedonensis genome is shown below.
ATGTAACCTTCAACAATCAATAAACGTTGAAGCTTACGGTTGGCTTGACGAGCTTGATACAAACCATACAGCTCGTTGCTTTTATGGAATATGGGTGTTTCTGGTGAGTTTAAGTATTTTGGTTCACCGTCATTAATAATGCGCCCGCCAAAAGCAATTACTCGACCGCGCTTATCTTTGATCGGAAACATAATGCGGTCGCGGAAGCGATCGTAAACCGACGTTTCTTTTTTAATTAACATGCCACAGTCAATTAACTGCTGTTGGAGTTTCTGGTCGGTGCCAAGCTTAGGAAATATTTTCTCTAGGTTACGCCATTCGCCAGGGACATAGCCGATAGCAAATTGTTTGGCGATTTCGCCACTGAGCCCTCGTTTTTTTAGGTAGTCCACTGCGACTTTGCCTTGGGGAGTGCTGAGTTGGCGGTGGTAAAACTTGGCAATCTTTTCCATTAGCTCATAAAGGCTGACATCTACCTTCGGACGATTTGGAGCACTCTCGTCCCGCGGGACTTCCATGCCTAAACTTGTAGCCAGTTCTTCTACTGCGTCGGGGAATTCGAGGCGATCGTACTCCATAATGAAGCCGATAGCGTTGCCATGAACGCCACAGCCAAAACAGTGATAAAACTGTTTATCCTGGCTAACGGTAAAAGAGGGTGTTTTTTCGCCATGAAAAGGGCAGCAAGCTTTATAATTGGTTCCCGCTTTTTTTAAAGGCACGCGCGAGTCAATCAAATCGACAATATCGATTCGAGCCAGTAGTTCTTGAATAAACTGCTGAGGGATCAGTGCCATTTTATTATCTTAGAGAAACTTTATTGTAGAGAATACAGTTAATGTGCCCAATAATAGCAGAGGGCGAATATTTTACCTAGTTCGTAACGGAACTAGTGGATAAAAAACGGGGGTGTAGAATAGAAATGTTGGCTTAAGACAAACGTGCCTTAATTTTGCCACTGACAGCACCCATATCGGCACGGCCTTGAAGCTGTGGCTTTAGCATCCCCATGACCTTACCCATATCTTTCATAGATTCCGCACCAGTCTTGGCGACTGCGTCTTCTATCAGGGCATTAATTTCTTCATCAGTCAAAGGCTGCGGAAGGAATTCTTGAAGAACATCTATTTCAGCTTTTTCGATGTCCGCTAGCTCTTGACGGCCAGCATCTTCATATTGTTTTATTGAATCGCGTCGTTGCTTAACGAGCTTGTCTAAGATAGCAAGAATGGCCGTGTCATCTAGTGTTTCACGAGTGTCAACTTCGACCTGCTTAATAGCAGATAAAGCTAGGCGAATGGTAGTCAAGCGCTCTTTTTGCTTAGCGCGCATGGCATCTTTCATTGCCTCTTTAAGACGATCATGTAATCCTGACACGGCTATCCTCTCACTTATTTAATGGCTTTCTTAAAAAGAATTGCTTAAATAAGCTCTTAATACAAGCGAATGCGACGAGCGTTTTCGCGAGCTACTTTCTTCGCTGCACGCTTTACTGCCGCTGCTTTTTCACGCTTGCGCACAGATGTTGGCTTTTCGTAGTGTTCACGTTTACGAACTTCGGCCAAAATACCTGCTTTTTCGCATGAGCGCTTGAAGCGACGTAATGCAACGTCAAAAGGCTCGTTATCTTTTACTCTTACGCTTGGCATTAAAAATCACCTAACCTTTAAATTAATGTTAATAAAATCATGTAGTTACTGTCTTGCAACCAAACTATTGTCACAAGAAGGGCGCAAATTTTAAACATTTTTTGATCAAAAAGCAAAGAAAAGGCCCCTTTTGGGGCCATTTTTTTGGTTATTGGATGCTGTAGTCGAGTTTTACGTAGTAAAAAGCACCGTTAATTCCGAAAGGCGTCGACTCCCATGGGTAGATATAGTTACCAAATTCTGGCGAATCACTGATGAAACGGTGAACGGCATTTTCCGGTAATTTGTCTGGGTATTCATCGGTAATGTTGTTACCGCCAACCGTCAGCTTAACGCCATTGTCGAAGTCATATCGCACTTCTAAATCAGCCAGCCATTTCGCGCTCGAGCGTACAGCTGGAGATGGGTCAATTCCTAGCACTCCATTACACACGTCTGGGTTCTGCGTTGGAATGCCTAAGCCCTGACAGGTGAAGAAGGATGTTTTGACTTTACCGTAACGATTGACTTTTAATGATGTTGACCAATTATTGATGGCCCAATCTAAACCCAGCAATAAGCGCTGGCGTGGCTGGCCGGTTTCGACGTTATCGACCTGAGCTTGCGAGAATAAGGTTTCAGGTAATACACCGTCAGGTGCGTTGATTTCTTTAATCTCTGTGCGGTTGTAGTGGGTTAACCAAGTAAAAGTAAAGTCGCCCCAGTCATCAGTGCCCCAATCGTAGGTCAGCACTAAGTCAGCACCAAAGGTTTCAGTATCAATCGCGTTAGAGAAGAACTGACCTTTGTTATAGCCGTTGGCATTCAAGAAATCTAACGCTTCCTGGTTCACCACTGGGTTACCGTTAGCATCGGCATTTTGGCCGTTTAAGCCGCCGCCTAGAACAATGCGGTCTTCGATATCGATTTGGTATGCATCTAACGATATGCTTAAGCCGTTTCCTGGGCTGTAAACCGCTCCAAGGCTAACGTTTTCAGACGACTCATGTTCTAACTGTTCAACACCATAAGCTGATGCAAACACACTGCCTTCAGGCGCGTGGAAGGTTTGTGACAACTCAGTGCCATCAACGTCAGTAAACACGGTGGTGAATGCTCGTTGGGCTAAGCTCGGTGCACGGAAGCCTGTTGAGACCGCTCCGCGTAGACCAAAGCTTTCGGTTACGTCCCAGCGTACGGAGATTTTGCCGGTGGTTGCATCGCCAGCATCGCTATAGTCTTCATAGCGTCCGGCAATCCCCAGTAAGAAATTTTCGCTGAGGTTCGTTTCCATATCTACGTAGAATGCATAGTTATCGCGCTCACGCTGGCTTGAAGCCGCGATCTCGGGACTGTAACCGGGGAAGCCTTGCATACCACAAGCTGCCGCAACGCTCGGATCGATGACGGAAGGGAAAGGGTTATTGGTATCGCCAGTATATCCGCAAGAATACGACACTAAGTCGCCAGCTTTAATGCCGTAGCTTTCTTCGCGATACTCTAGACCGGTTGCTAAATAGATATCGTCATACCAGCCCCAATCTACGGCGCCATTTAAGTCAAAGTTATAGGTTCTTTGAGTAAAGCCAATGCTACCACTGTCAGCGGAGGTTGGGCCTGAGTTGGCACGAATTTCAGCATCGGTAGCGCCAGGGTTGTTTTGTACATACTCGGCGGCAATGGAAGCATTCAGTGAGTTGGACGCAGCAAAGCCGAATTCATTATTGCCATAAACGGCACTTAAGTCATACTCCCAAGATGACTCTCCAATAAAGTCACGAACCCCGAAAGCGAGTGACGTATCTTTTACGGTGGTGTTCTGAAGTGGTAGAAAGCCATCAGAATAGACTTGTGGCACGTTACGATCAGCGCGGTCTTCAAATCGGTAGAATCCTGCTGATTGGCCAATGCGATCAGATACGCCACCGAAGAAATAGGCAATACCTGCTTCGCCATTGAAGAATAAATATTTATTTTCGGAAGATGAATCACCTAAACGCATGATCACGCGGTCTTTGCGGTTACTGATCCCTGCGCGGTTGGTTGCGCCACGATCACGAAACTCAGCCGTTAAGTTCAAAAAGCCGGTGTCGCCAATGTTAATCGTGCTGTTAGCCGATACTTGATTAACCTGGCCATCGCCTTCTTTGGTCTCGCCCCACTTACCGGAAAGCGTCGTACCAGCACCGCCGCCTTTTAGGATGATGTTGATCACGCCAGCGATAGCATCTGAGCCGTACTGGGCTGCCGCGCCATCACGTAGCACTTCGATGTGTTCAATAGCAGAAACAGGGATTGAGTTAATGTCGGTACCTGCCGAGCCGCGACCAATGGTTTGCTGGATATTGACCCAGGCTTGGCTGTGGCGGCGTTTGCCGTTGACCAGAATAAGAACCTGATCGGGGCCAAGGCCGCGAAGCGTCGCTGGGCGGATGATATCAGTACCGTCGCTCACGGTGGTGCGTGAGAAGTTAAATGAAGGTGCAAGCTTTTGTAACAGCTCGCCGACCTCGCTAGCACCAGACTCTTCAATAATGTCACTGGTAATCAAATCGACCGGAACGGCTGTATCTTCAATCGTACGACCGCTGACTCGAGTACCGGTGACGATCATGGTTTCAGCTTTTTTGCCTTTTTCTGCTTTATTATTCTCGTCAGCAGATTGGGCGGTGGTTGAGTAGCTAGCTGCAAGTGTTGCCACGACAGCTGCGTGTATTATGGTTTTTTTCATGGTATTCCCCCTATATGGTAGAGGGCTAAGGTAGCGATAACATCAGTGATAATCTGTGAAATCGTTCTAGATTATACAAATGTTATAAGCAATTTTTACCAAGGTTGTAGCCTCTCGCTAAGAGAGGCTTATTTATATATAATTCCTGCATTGATTTAGGACATAGTTAAGGCAAATTTGCATTGAAAATACTGGGTATAGAAACGTCTTGTGACGAAACGGGGGTTGCTATTTATGATTCTGAGCAAGGGATCATTGGCGATGCTTTATACAGTCAAGTTGAGTTACATGCGGAATATGGAGGTGTGGTGCCTGAGCTGGCTTCGCGTGATCATGTGCGTAAGACGATCCCGTTGGTTAAAGAAGTGCTAAAGCAAGCCAACTGTACTAAAGATGACATTGATGCGATTGCTTATACCAAAGGTCCCGGATTAATTGGTGCTTTGTTTGTTGGTGTCGGCGTTGGGCGCAGCTTGGCTTATGCGTGGGGTATCCCTGCGATTGGCGTGCATCATATGGAAGGGCACCTTTTAGCGCCAATGCTGGAAGACGACAAGCCTGACTTCCCCTTTGTTGCACTGCTGGTTTCCGGTGGGCACACATTGCTCGTGGACGTACAGGAATTGGGGCAGTACCAAATCTTAGGCGAGTCGATTGATGATGCCGCGGGTGAAGCCTTTGATAAAACCGCTAAGATTATGGGGTTAGGTTATCCGGGTGGTCCTGCGTTAGCGAAGCTTGCGGAAAAAGGTCGAGCGGGAATTTATAAGCTACCACGTCCGATGACTGATCGCCCAGGTTTAGATTTTAGCTTTAGTGGTTTAAAAACAGCCGTGGCCAATCTTTATAACGGTTCTGACAAGTCCGAGCAATCAATGGCTGATATCGCTTACGCGTTCCAAGAAGCCGTAGTCGACACGATTTTTATTAAATGCAGAAGAGCCTTAGAGCAAACTGGTCACAAAAGACTGGTAGTCGCTGGTGGTGTAAGCGCTAACGTGGCACTTAGAGCTAAGCTGACAGACTTACTCGAATCGAAAGGCGGTAAAGCCTATTATCCACGTCCTAAATTCTGCACCGATAACGGCGCCATGATCGCTTACGCGGGTTATTGCCGCCACCAAGCGATACTAAATGGGCAAGATCAGTTTGAAGAGCCAGCGGTTAGAGCCAAGCCGCGCTGGCCGATTGTGGAACTAAGTTAGAAGACTGAGTTAAGAGGTCGGGTTAAGCAAGAACTGTCCCTGCATAAGTATCAATAAAAAAGTAAATAGTGATAGCGATACTGGCAAGAATCACAAAAAGCCTAACGTGGTGCTGAGACAGCTTTTTAGATAAATTGGCGGCGATAAAACCTCCGACTAAAGCCCCAGCTAAGACAATAAAGCCTTCATACCAAGCGATGGCATCGTTGTAGATGAATATGACAATGGCGACTAACGCCACAACCGTCGAAAGTAGAAGCTTAATACCATTCATCGCGTTGATGTTAGTGTATCCCGCTAGCGCTAAGTAGCTCAGAGTGATAATCCCCTGACCGGCGTTAAAGAAACCGCCATACACGCAAATTCCAAATAAAGTTAGCGCCAGCAAAACCTTGCCGATAGCTGAGGCGTGTCGGTGCCGAGTGTTGAGCTTTTTCAATGCAGCGTTGATGCGCCCACCGAAAATAAATAAAAGTGTCGCGAATAGCAGTAACCATGGGATGGAGGTTCTGAACGCCTCTTCAGGAATTTGAAGTAGTAGCCAAGCGCCTAAAATACCGCCGAGTAGAGCGATAAAGACAAGCTTGGGTAACTCTTTTTTATACGCACGCAAATCCTCTTTAAAAGCATAAGCGCCGCTTAAGTAACCACCACAAGAAGCAAAAGTGTTAGTGGCGTTAGCGCTGACTGGCGGTATGCCCACAAACATTAATGCCGGAAAGGTGATAAAGCTACCGCCACCAGCGATAGAGTTAACCATGCCGCCAAGAAGTCCAGCGCTAAAAAGAAGAAGCAGTTCAAACATAGATAATGATTACTTTGGCTTTACCGCGTTAGTTGTTTATACATGACTCGCTTTCCTATTGAATACCTGCATCAATAAAACCAAAACAACAGAGCCCAACACCAACCATGCAAAATTACTCGGTGTGCCATCGAACAGAATGGCGAGTAGTGGGCCAGCGAGGGCGCCTGAGCCGAAGCGGAGGGTGCCAATAACCGCTGTGGCAGTGCCGCTTTTTTCGGCGAAAGTATTGAGCACAAGTGCGTCGGAGTTGGTGGTGATAAAAGCCAGCGAGCCGAGTAGCAGGAAAATGGAGGCGGCTGTGGCGTAGAGGCCTAAGTCCAGTTGCAGCACGGTAAAAAATGTTGTGCCTGTAAACAGTGCGTAAACTGAACCGAAGCGTAGTAGCTTGCGTGAGCCAAAGCGTTCAACAATGCGGCTATTGATGATGTTGCTGATAAAGAGGCCGATGACGTTGATGGCGAATAAAATACTGAAGGATTTTTCACTGGCGCCGAAGTGCGTAATGTAAAGGTACGAAATTGATGTCAGGTAGCAGAAAAACGCAAACGTAGCGAACATGGAGGTGAAAATATCCAGTCGCACCGTTTTGTTAGCGAATACCGAACGATAGTTGTTGGCAAATTCTCTAAGCCATTGACGGTTTTTCTTCTTTGGCATACTGCTCGGCAGTTTCCACAGCACCAGCGCGAGAATTAACACGGCATACACCGCCAAGACTAAGAATATACTCCGCCAGCCGGTAAAGTGCAGGATAAAGCTACCAATACTGGGCGCGATCATCGGCGCAATCATCATGATCATGCTGACGTAAGACAAACCTTTTGCGGTGTGTCTTCCGTACATATCTCGGATCACGCCGGGTACTACGACGGTGGCGCCGCTACTAATCGCCGCTTGGAAAAAACGTAAGGTCAGGAAGCTTTCGATAGATTCCGCAAATGCTAAAGCCACTGAGAAAAAAGCAAAGCCAAGCAAGCCAATGATGACCACGCGACGACGGCCAATGCGGTCAGCAATCGGACCGAAAAATAACATTCCCAACGCGTACCCGGCCATGTAAATACTTAACGAGTTTTGTACCGCTGTCGGTGTGGTCGATAATTCTTCGGCAATGGTCGGCATGGCCGGTAAGTACATATCAATCGCTAGGGGTGATATCGCAACAATTGATGCTAACAGTGGCAGAAGTCGTAAAGGGTTTTTAATGTGGGTTGCACTCATTCGTTGACCTTAGGTGGCTCTTTCCTGTCCGACTCTTTCTTATCGGTGATTTTTCGCTCAGTACCATGCCATAAGTTTTTGATATTTTGACGGTGTCGCCAAGTCAGTATTAGGAACATGGCGAAAAGCGGGAAGAAGTACCTATGATCCATGTAGAAGCCAAAGGCTGCAACAGCAAAACTGGATAGTAGAGATGCAAGAGATGAATAGCGACTGAAGAAGGCAGTTACGGCCCAAGTGATCACACAGAAAGCTAATAAAAGCGGTGATAGTGCGACTAATGCACCAAAATAAGTCGCCATACCTTTACCGCCTTTGAAGTTAAAGTAAAGCGGGTAGAGGTGTCCGATAAAGGCCATAAAACCCACCCAACCGAGATTTCGATTGTGCAGATCGAGCGCGTAGCCAATCAGGATTGGGATGATAGCTTTGAGCATATCACCGAGAAGCGTAAATAAAGCTGCTTTTTTTCCGCCAAGTCTTAAGACATTGGTTGCGCCGGGGTTGTGGGAGCCGAAATTCCGAGGGTCGGGTAATTGCATAATGCGACAAACAATAACAGCGCTCGAAATCGAGCCTGTGAGATAGGCCAGTATCCATAGTCCTACTACGTCCCATTCCATGAGTTAGGGGGTATCCTTATAGTTTTTCATGAGCAAAGGTGCCATTGAAGACTCGAAACTCCATCTTTATGTGTGTCGCGATAGCCATTGTGGGTAGTTTATACAAAAAATCAGGCTATTGATAACAAATTGGCTGGAATTTGATATTCTAACGGGCTACTAACAGAATAATTAGAGAAAAACGTGGATATTGTTTTTATTGAAGATTTAAAAGTCGATACAGTCATTGGCATTTATGACTGGGAACGCCAGATCCGCCAGACCATTAGTATTGATTTAGAAATGGCTCATGATATTCGTCCAGCGGCAAAGGAAGATACGATTGATCAGTGCTTGGACTATAAATCTGTGGCTAAGCGTGTGATTGGGTTTGTTGAGGAAGCTGAGTTTCAATTAGTCGAAACCTTGGCAGAAAAGATCGCAGAAATCATCCAAACTGAATTCAATGTTCCATGGCTAAAACTAAAGCTCAGTAAGCCGGGAGCCGTTCGAGGCTCTAAAAATGTGGGCGTGTTGATTGAGCGCGGGACTAAAGAGGCTTAAGCGAGTTGTTATGCCAAAAATTTATATCAGCATTGGCAGTAACCAAGACGCGGAGCGGCAAGTGCGCTTCGGCGTCAAGCAGTTGAACTATTACTTTTCAGATTTAAACGTGTCTCAAGTTTATGAAAGCGAGGCGGTTGGATTTGATGGCGATAACTTCTTAAATCTGGTGGCGAGCGCTAAAACCCAGCTCAGTATCTCGCAGGTGGATCAGGCTTTTAAGGAAATCGAAAAAGCTGCTGGGCGAGTAAGGGGAGAAGCTAAATATAGTAACCGAACTCTGGATATTGACCTTTTGCTCTATGATGATTTGGTGTGTGATAAACCGATCAAGTTGCCTCGCGGTGAAGTGTTACATCATGCGTTTGTGTTATTGCCCTTGGCTGAAATCGCTCCGACTTTAGAGCATCCGGTTGAAAAGAAATCTTATCAAGAATTGTGGGATGCTTTTGACAACAAAAGCGAGCAAAGTTTGTGGGCTATCAAGTTCGATTGGGAGAGTGCTTTATGACGCGAAGAACAGCGTTAATTACGGGCGGTGCTATTCGAGTGGGTAAGGCTATTGCCTTGGCTTTAGCGGAGCAGGGGTATGATATTGCGATTCACTATAACCGCTCCTCTCATGAGGCTGTACAAACTGCGGAAGAGGTTAAAAAGTTTGGAGTAAATGCCAAACTGTATCAGGCTAATTTGAGTGAGCCTGAGCAGTGCCGTGAGTTGATTGAGCGTGTATTTAAAGAGAACGACTTGTCGGTACTGGTTAACAGTGCGGCGGTTTTCCCTGAAACTGACTCTGTGATGGAGGGGCTCGCTGAGTGGGACTCAGTCATGAATTTGAATTTGCGAGCGCCACTGGAGTTGTCAAAAGCTTTTGTCGATAACACTCCTCTGTCTGGCCACATCATTAATATACTAGACGCTCGTATAAATCGACCTTCCGGTGACCATCTGGTATACCGCCTATCAAAGTCGGGACTATGGCATTTGACCGAGGCTTTAGCACAGGATTTAGCGCCTAACATCCAAGTCAACGGTTTAGCGCTTGGTGCTATTATGCCACCGCCGGGTGCCAGCCAAGATCACTTTGAGCGGATGGCGGAGAAGATTCCTTTAGCACGCACAGGTTCGCCGAAAGCCGTTGGCGAGGCTGTAGCTTTCTTAGTCGGTCAAGAGTTCGTGACAGGTGTGGTATTGCCAATTGATGGTGGTGAATTTTTATAATGTCAGTTGAGCCTGCGGCGTTACCGGACTTTTGCCGGAACTATCAAGATTATCAACAGCTATTACAGCATCAGTGCCATGCCTTAGAAGTCCCTGAGCCAGAACAAGCGGCTATTGAAGCAAGTTTTCAGTTGGCACAAAAAATAGCGGAGTTAATTCATTTTAATGGAAAGCTACCCTTTGCTCAGTTTATGCAGCAGGCGCTTTACCATCCCGGGTTAGGTTATTACAGTGGCGGTAGCCATAAGTTAGGTGCGGGGGGTGACTTCGTGACGGCTCCTGAAATATCACCCATGTTCGGTCAAACTATAGCGAAGAGCTTGCAGCAGGCTTGGAACAATACTGAGCCATGCGTTCTTGAGTTAGGTGCTGGCACAGGAAAGCTAATGTGCGATATCTTGCAGCAGTGTGAGTCGGATAATCAGCTCCCAGAAGCCTATTATATTTTAGAAGTATCGGCTGAATTGCGTCAGCGCCAGCAACAAATGCTGAATGACAAGTTGCCACAACTCAAGCCGTTAGTTATTTGGCTGGATCGGTTGCCGGAGTCATTCCAAGGAGTGATTATTGGCAATGAAGTTATTGATGCTATTCCTGTCGATCTTTTCATGCAAACTGAGCAAGGTCTAACGCAAGGGTTCGTCGCTCATAATAATAATGGCTTTAAGCTTGAGTTTGAAGAAACCAGTTTTAGCCAAGGGTGGCAAAAGAAGCACGCCGACCTTTGCCAGGAATGGCCAGAGGGTTATTTAGCGGAGTCTTATGATTTAAGAATAGACTGGTTAAAAAGCCTCGTTGAGTGTTTAGAGCAAGGGTGTATTGTGCTTATTGATTATGGCTATGAGGAAGAAGAGTTGTATTCTCCTTACAGACCACAAGGCTCGCTGCAGTGTTATTATCAGCAGAGAAAGCACTCAGTGCCGTTAGCGCTGTTGGGATTACAAGATATAACCAGTTCGGTGAACTTCACTCAGCTTGCTCAAGCAGCGCTTGATAATAATGCTCAAGTCTTGGGTTTTACCACACAATCTCAGTTTTTGACCTTGAGTGGCATAGAGCAGTTTGTGGCGCAGCCACAAGATTCTGATACAATGTCGAGCCTATCAGTAGCGCAACAGTTACAAACATTATTGATGCCCAATGAGATGGGGCAGAACATTAAGGTTCTGGGTTTATCCAAAGGGTTTTCAGGCGCACTTTCAGGGTTTACTTCACTTGGATTGAATCAAGCATGAAAAAATTAATAACCGCTGGTTTACTCGGTTTATTTTCACCATTAGCTGCTGCAGCGGCCGCTGGCAAAGGTGATAGCTGGTACTGGCTATTGGCGCTAGCCGTGGTGATTTCTATTTGTTTATCGTCACTATTGGTCTGGCGCAGTAAAAAGCTCAATACCTTTACCTTAAAAGCCGTTGGTTTTGGGGCTTGGTTTTGGTTTATTATTTTTATTCAGGTGATGATCTACGGGTTTTACGTCGGCTTAACTAAATAAATCACCGTCTATTTTGCCCTTATGCTTTGTTAGAGTGGAAAGTTAAAAAAGTCATTTATTTGAATAAACTCCATTTTTATCCTTTTAACTCTGCCTCGCCTAAGAACAAAATATTTCAGTGATGCATTATGCTGACTTTTAGATGATAAATTTTTTTGTTTAGGATTATGGTTACTAGCTTCTTACCAGAAGTTGAGTCCTTCATAACATAGCGGTCACTCCCATGATGGTGGGAGTCCCAAGAGAAGAGAAATAATATGGATTGGCTTCAGGCGGTATTTTTAGCATTGATTCAAGGACTTACTGAGTTCTTGCCGATTTCGAGTTCGGCGCATTTGATTCTGACGTCGAAGGTTTTAGGTTGGCAGGATCAGGGCTTGGCGTTTGATGTTGCTGTACATGTGGGTACTTTAACGGCGGTGATGATTTATTTCCGTAAAGAGATTGCGGAGATGGTTGTTGCTTGGTTTGGTTCTGTGACAGGTAAAGGGTCGAGTCCAAACTCTCGGTTAGCGTGGGCGGTAATTTGGGGCACAATTCCTGTCGGTTTGTTTGGCTTGTTTCTAGAAACTTTTGATATTGTTGATAATTACCTTCGTTCAATCCCTGTGATTGCGGCGACTACGATTATTTTTGGCTTGTTGCTCGGTTACGCTGAAACACAGTATAACGGCAAAAAGCGTCGCGATTTTAAAAATGAATACGATCTGAGGTTACGAGATGTATTTGCAATTGGTATGGCGCAGGCGTTGGCATTAATTCCGGGAACTTCGCGTTCAGGCATTACCATGACGGCTGCGGCGATGTTGGGTTTTTCGAGAACGGCGGCAGCGCGGTATTCTTTCTTGTTATCAATTCCAGCGATTTTATTGCCCGGTGGCCTAAAGGGGTATCAGTTGGTTGAAGAGGGCGCCAAGTTTGATTGGAGCTTCTTGATTCTGGGTATTATTGTTTCAGCGGTCAGCGCTTTTGCTTGTATACACTTCTTCTTAAAGTGGCTAGAGAAAATCGGCTTTATGCCATTCGTCTGGTATCGCTTAGCGTTGGGTATCGGGTTACTGGTACTTTTCTATAGTTAATTGAAAAGCGGCTTATTCAGCCGCTTTTTCTTTTTCGAGAACGGATTTTATGCGGCGGACACGTTCCCGTTCTATCGCTTCGCCCAGCTTTGCCCCTTCATAGCCGCGCTCGATTAAAGGCTGCGCATCAACCTTTTTTGAGGCTTGGTAGCATTGGCGAAGCAGGTCACCTTGTTGATACGGTTTCTCTTCAAGACCGAGGCGACCATTAAAGTCTGATTCGCAGGCGATAATAAACTGCTCAAGAGTGGACTCTTTTTTATAAGCGCCAATAGATTTTAATACCTTGTGTATGGTCTTTGGGCGTAACTCAAACATCTTGTGGCTATGTAGATGAAAGCGAGAAACCTGAATCGCTAAGTTCTCGTAGTCTTTGGGCGCCTTGATGCGACGGCATAACTGTTTAATCAGTGGCACTCCAGCTTCCTCGTGTCCACGGTGTTGTGGCCACTGCTCTTTGGGTGTGACGCCTTTACCCAGATCGTGAACCACTGCTGCAAAGCGCACACAAATATCATCAGTCTTACGTGCTGCTTGTTCCAGCACCATCATGGTGTGGACGCCTGTGTCGATTTCCGGATGCCACTTTTCAGGATTAGGAATTCCCCACAGCTGATTAATTTCCGGAAACAGTATGTTTAGCGCTCCACACTCTCTTAATACTTCAAAGAACACTTGAGGAGAGCGAGTGGATAAGGCTTTATGAGTTTCAACCCAGACGCGCTCGGCGGTTAAATACTCAAGTTCGCCTTGATTGGTTAACTCGGTCATTAGCGCTAAGGTTTCAGGCGCTATAGTAAAACCTAAATGATGGAAGCGGGCCGCGAAGCGAGCCACGCGCAAAACCCGTAGCGGGTCTTCGGCAAAAGCTGGTGAAATATGCCTTA
Proteins encoded:
- a CDS encoding undecaprenyl-diphosphate phosphatase, with amino-acid sequence MDWLQAVFLALIQGLTEFLPISSSAHLILTSKVLGWQDQGLAFDVAVHVGTLTAVMIYFRKEIAEMVVAWFGSVTGKGSSPNSRLAWAVIWGTIPVGLFGLFLETFDIVDNYLRSIPVIAATTIIFGLLLGYAETQYNGKKRRDFKNEYDLRLRDVFAIGMAQALALIPGTSRSGITMTAAAMLGFSRTAAARYSFLLSIPAILLPGGLKGYQLVEEGAKFDWSFLILGIIVSAVSAFACIHFFLKWLEKIGFMPFVWYRLALGIGLLVLFYS
- a CDS encoding multifunctional CCA addition/repair protein — encoded protein: MEVYLVGGAVRDHLLGLEVVDHDYVVVGATPDAMKQQGFKEVGKDFPVFLHPETGEEYALARTERKSGRGYKGFEVNFSSDITLEQDLQRRDLTINAIAQHEDGTLVDPYHGQTDLQHKVLRHISPAFAEDPLRVLRVARFAARFHHLGFTIAPETLALMTELTNQGELEYLTAERVWVETHKALSTRSPQVFFEVLRECGALNILFPEINQLWGIPNPEKWHPEIDTGVHTMMVLEQAARKTDDICVRFAAVVHDLGKGVTPKEQWPQHRGHEEAGVPLIKQLCRRIKAPKDYENLAIQVSRFHLHSHKMFELRPKTIHKVLKSIGAYKKESTLEQFIIACESDFNGRLGLEEKPYQQGDLLRQCYQASKKVDAQPLIERGYEGAKLGEAIERERVRRIKSVLEKEKAAE
- a CDS encoding class I SAM-dependent methyltransferase yields the protein MSVEPAALPDFCRNYQDYQQLLQHQCHALEVPEPEQAAIEASFQLAQKIAELIHFNGKLPFAQFMQQALYHPGLGYYSGGSHKLGAGGDFVTAPEISPMFGQTIAKSLQQAWNNTEPCVLELGAGTGKLMCDILQQCESDNQLPEAYYILEVSAELRQRQQQMLNDKLPQLKPLVIWLDRLPESFQGVIIGNEVIDAIPVDLFMQTEQGLTQGFVAHNNNGFKLEFEETSFSQGWQKKHADLCQEWPEGYLAESYDLRIDWLKSLVECLEQGCIVLIDYGYEEEELYSPYRPQGSLQCYYQQRKHSVPLALLGLQDITSSVNFTQLAQAALDNNAQVLGFTTQSQFLTLSGIEQFVAQPQDSDTMSSLSVAQQLQTLLMPNEMGQNIKVLGLSKGFSGALSGFTSLGLNQA
- the folK gene encoding 2-amino-4-hydroxy-6-hydroxymethyldihydropteridine diphosphokinase, giving the protein MPKIYISIGSNQDAERQVRFGVKQLNYYFSDLNVSQVYESEAVGFDGDNFLNLVASAKTQLSISQVDQAFKEIEKAAGRVRGEAKYSNRTLDIDLLLYDDLVCDKPIKLPRGEVLHHAFVLLPLAEIAPTLEHPVEKKSYQELWDAFDNKSEQSLWAIKFDWESAL
- the folB gene encoding dihydroneopterin aldolase produces the protein MDIVFIEDLKVDTVIGIYDWERQIRQTISIDLEMAHDIRPAAKEDTIDQCLDYKSVAKRVIGFVEEAEFQLVETLAEKIAEIIQTEFNVPWLKLKLSKPGAVRGSKNVGVLIERGTKEA
- the plsY gene encoding glycerol-3-phosphate 1-O-acyltransferase PlsY, coding for MEWDVVGLWILAYLTGSISSAVIVCRIMQLPDPRNFGSHNPGATNVLRLGGKKAALFTLLGDMLKAIIPILIGYALDLHNRNLGWVGFMAFIGHLYPLYFNFKGGKGMATYFGALVALSPLLLAFCVITWAVTAFFSRYSSLASLLSSFAVAAFGFYMDHRYFFPLFAMFLILTWRHRQNIKNLWHGTERKITDKKESDRKEPPKVNE
- a CDS encoding SDR family oxidoreductase: MTRRTALITGGAIRVGKAIALALAEQGYDIAIHYNRSSHEAVQTAEEVKKFGVNAKLYQANLSEPEQCRELIERVFKENDLSVLVNSAAVFPETDSVMEGLAEWDSVMNLNLRAPLELSKAFVDNTPLSGHIINILDARINRPSGDHLVYRLSKSGLWHLTEALAQDLAPNIQVNGLALGAIMPPPGASQDHFERMAEKIPLARTGSPKAVGEAVAFLVGQEFVTGVVLPIDGGEFL